A window of the Sandaracinaceae bacterium genome harbors these coding sequences:
- a CDS encoding RNA pseudouridine synthase — translation MARPPDTRSLVVSVVHQDAALLVLAKPSGLPTTTPDDSDCVVRRAQALDPRAPRLHATSRLDAEVSGLVTFARTPAAAEALRMARVEGRYGRRYVALTLTPPATDEGVWDASIAVDPRDKRKRVAGPGAQEKHARSRFVVSERLRHGGLLHLFPETGRTHQLRVHALAAGAPLFGDRVYGGPARATGVDGRVITARRTMLHCAALRLPDLAAGCGELSLELAPPPDFAAAYAGLSGR, via the coding sequence ATGGCGCGTCCACCGGACACGCGGTCGTTGGTGGTGAGCGTCGTTCACCAGGACGCGGCGCTGCTCGTGCTGGCGAAGCCCAGCGGTCTACCCACCACCACGCCGGACGACTCCGACTGCGTGGTGCGGCGCGCGCAGGCGCTGGACCCCAGGGCGCCGCGCCTGCACGCCACGTCGCGTTTGGACGCCGAGGTGAGTGGGCTCGTCACCTTCGCGCGTACCCCTGCGGCGGCCGAGGCGCTGCGCATGGCGCGCGTGGAGGGGCGCTACGGGCGGCGCTACGTCGCCCTCACGCTCACTCCACCCGCGACCGACGAGGGGGTTTGGGACGCCTCCATCGCCGTCGACCCGCGTGACAAGAGGAAGCGCGTGGCGGGGCCCGGCGCACAGGAGAAGCACGCCCGCTCGCGGTTCGTCGTGTCCGAGAGGTTGCGGCACGGAGGCTTGTTGCACCTGTTTCCCGAGACGGGGCGCACGCATCAGCTGCGCGTGCACGCGCTGGCGGCGGGCGCGCCGCTCTTCGGCGACCGTGTGTATGGCGGTCCCGCGCGGGCGACGGGTGTCGACGGGCGGGTGATCACGGCGCGGCGCACCATGCTGCACTGCGCGGCCCTGCGCTTGCCCGACCTCGCGGCGGGCTGCGGTGAGCTCTCGCTGGAGCTCGCACCTCCGCCCGACTTCGCGGCGGCGTACGCTGGCCTGTCGGGGCGCTGA
- a CDS encoding tetratricopeptide repeat protein, with protein sequence MHYDDDMPDDPVAAQLDAGWERVAEGDLEGALAAALACLELAEAPEAHNLLGYVRAAQGDVEAALRHYRKAIALDEFFTEALLNAAELHMHPLHQPEEALRLIDLAIEHADSKDAKADAVLLKVEAILQTGDHERAAKALKRLPEGPFENPELDFMIGRAYFEVGDLDAAGDRIQTAARDSQTNPEVFYYLGLWLEAKEDRAGATVAFLQSRDLDGSTPPPPWSTSRAVFERRLRGAMKKLTKRVADSLEGALVVVANLPGREVIAEGVDPRLCALADDVRDGKVGRLFVYQRNCERMGGSVDAMEDTCAEAIEREVNAALDAT encoded by the coding sequence ATGCACTACGACGACGACATGCCGGACGATCCGGTGGCCGCGCAGCTCGACGCCGGCTGGGAGCGGGTCGCTGAAGGCGACCTCGAAGGGGCGCTCGCCGCCGCGCTGGCGTGCCTGGAGCTGGCCGAGGCGCCCGAGGCGCACAACCTCCTCGGGTACGTGCGCGCCGCGCAGGGCGACGTGGAGGCCGCCCTGCGGCACTACCGCAAGGCCATCGCGCTCGACGAGTTCTTCACCGAGGCGCTGCTGAACGCCGCCGAGCTGCACATGCACCCGCTGCACCAGCCCGAGGAAGCGCTGCGCCTGATCGACCTGGCCATCGAGCACGCGGACTCGAAGGACGCCAAGGCCGACGCCGTACTGCTCAAGGTGGAGGCCATCCTCCAGACCGGGGACCACGAGCGCGCAGCGAAGGCGCTCAAGCGCCTGCCGGAGGGACCTTTCGAGAACCCCGAGCTGGACTTCATGATTGGCCGCGCCTACTTCGAGGTGGGCGACCTGGACGCCGCGGGTGACCGCATCCAGACCGCAGCACGCGACAGCCAGACCAACCCCGAGGTGTTCTACTACCTGGGTCTGTGGCTGGAGGCGAAGGAGGACCGCGCCGGCGCCACCGTGGCATTCCTCCAGTCGCGCGACCTGGATGGGTCGACGCCCCCGCCTCCGTGGAGCACGTCGCGCGCCGTGTTCGAGCGGCGCCTACGGGGCGCCATGAAGAAGCTGACGAAGCGCGTCGCAGACTCCCTCGAGGGGGCGCTGGTGGTGGTCGCGAACCTCCCCGGCCGCGAGGTCATCGCAGAGGGCGTGGACCCGCGCCTGTGCGCGCTGGCCGACGACGTTCGCGACGGCAAGGTCGGGCGACTCTTCGTGTACCAGCGCAACTGCGAGCGCATGGGCGGGTCGGTCGACGCCATGGAGGACACCTGCGCGGAGGCCATCGAGCGCGAGGTGAACGCCGCGCTCGACGCCACCTGA
- a CDS encoding WD40 repeat domain-containing protein → MSTRPPLRLAGLRALGAGLMLWSGVHAAGCGSPTPTLTPVETVPAPPRNLLNQDDLALASPRADGTVSPARPVIRTAIRRYITSAVFSPDSKRVFAVSSHGELVAYDVETGALRAYARPWFDEDSPALDVDASGSRVLVSTFRHGAILWDLRSDTLRTLAPAPSREDESRLVGYALHPRGDSIAGVRVGADQLTLETARPDDGGRQETTLITSGPQDEDGEGWRVQVLYSPSGARIAVVTPDGRDFTLHDTSDLSVVHSVRLEGDAPEDPDQRLRVAFRPQGGQLLLARPGRIELADSRSGRVRADFDMPGEATPDVTYSADGRFIVAVAETQGLYVEAETGRVLARVELPAGDVDPEYATFRVVPLPGEGGFVAIDGNGERTFFDARGVIGELPAMAGPSGEPPPVFSPDGRWSLAGVNPPELRRGRDATLGSSFVQEGAQVSVWGASFSMDGRVLFTRSRAGVSRFAAEGMRDLACGSEQQVTRGPTGAIAQLGGYSSCLFDSDRIVESNVVSTHDGSVTATYRDDEFVVQRSGGAADVRLRRSRSSKVRCEDPRTCMRMAHLSPDGAAIAFLDSTRDGGTRRVWWEVYETRTGRLRAQGSAEGYATLQMLAGGAFAVVANETFRFYDARGRQRLEVPQLASRAVSADGALVAVGTTDREVRVLDVTSGRERERWTASSQLHLYQITPDHQRILAMGDGHMVVATLDGSSQRASFSVEEPTATNFAGTFGLACEGGRVVRFDLRSGAQADVAPCEGRTDAISEDGAFAVTTVGSSTRVHRLSDGRVLTLETLAGASSLRVAYDDTGRWDVSEADPTRVLIRAAGPGDTAPLESPADAVGTPGLFGLFVTGQ, encoded by the coding sequence ATGTCCACCCGACCTCCCCTCCGCCTCGCAGGGCTGCGCGCGCTCGGCGCGGGGCTGATGCTGTGGTCGGGTGTCCATGCCGCCGGCTGCGGCAGCCCGACGCCCACCCTCACGCCAGTGGAGACCGTCCCCGCGCCGCCACGCAACCTCCTCAACCAAGACGACCTGGCGCTCGCGAGCCCGCGCGCCGATGGTACGGTCAGCCCGGCTCGCCCGGTCATCCGGACCGCCATCCGACGCTACATCACGAGCGCGGTGTTCTCTCCTGACAGCAAGCGCGTCTTCGCCGTCAGCTCGCACGGCGAGTTGGTGGCCTACGACGTGGAAACGGGCGCGCTGCGCGCGTATGCGCGCCCCTGGTTCGACGAGGACTCCCCGGCGCTGGACGTCGACGCGAGCGGCTCGCGCGTCCTCGTCTCCACGTTCCGACACGGCGCCATCTTGTGGGACTTGCGTAGCGACACCCTGCGCACGCTCGCCCCGGCGCCCTCGAGGGAAGACGAGAGCCGCCTCGTCGGCTATGCGCTGCACCCCAGGGGCGACAGCATCGCGGGTGTACGCGTGGGCGCAGACCAGCTGACGCTCGAGACGGCGCGCCCCGACGACGGCGGCCGACAGGAGACCACGCTGATCACCTCCGGCCCTCAGGACGAGGACGGCGAAGGTTGGCGTGTGCAGGTGCTGTACTCGCCGAGTGGTGCCCGCATCGCCGTCGTCACACCAGACGGACGAGACTTCACGCTCCACGACACATCCGATCTGAGCGTGGTGCACAGCGTGCGCCTCGAGGGCGACGCCCCCGAGGACCCCGACCAACGGCTCCGGGTGGCTTTCCGACCCCAAGGCGGACAACTGCTCCTCGCGCGCCCCGGTCGCATCGAGCTCGCCGACTCGCGCAGCGGGCGGGTGCGCGCAGACTTCGACATGCCGGGCGAAGCCACCCCGGACGTCACCTACAGCGCGGATGGACGTTTCATCGTGGCCGTCGCGGAGACGCAAGGCCTCTACGTCGAAGCCGAGACGGGTCGCGTCCTCGCGCGCGTGGAGCTCCCGGCGGGCGACGTCGACCCGGAGTACGCCACCTTCCGCGTGGTGCCACTCCCTGGCGAAGGTGGGTTCGTGGCCATCGACGGAAACGGCGAGCGCACGTTCTTCGACGCCCGAGGCGTCATCGGCGAGCTGCCCGCGATGGCGGGTCCCTCGGGCGAGCCCCCGCCCGTCTTCTCACCGGACGGGCGCTGGTCCCTGGCGGGGGTGAACCCGCCCGAGCTGCGACGCGGCCGAGACGCCACGCTCGGCTCGTCGTTCGTCCAGGAGGGCGCGCAGGTCAGCGTGTGGGGGGCCAGCTTCAGCATGGATGGCCGCGTCTTGTTCACCCGCTCGCGGGCGGGGGTCTCGCGCTTCGCGGCCGAGGGCATGCGCGACCTGGCGTGCGGCAGCGAGCAGCAGGTCACTCGGGGCCCGACGGGCGCCATCGCGCAGCTGGGTGGTTACTCCAGCTGCCTCTTCGACAGCGACCGCATCGTCGAGAGCAACGTCGTCAGCACGCACGATGGCTCGGTCACGGCGACCTACCGCGACGATGAGTTCGTGGTGCAGCGCTCTGGCGGAGCAGCGGATGTACGCCTCCGCCGCAGCCGCTCGTCCAAGGTGCGCTGCGAAGACCCCCGCACCTGCATGCGGATGGCGCATCTCTCCCCGGACGGCGCGGCCATCGCGTTCCTCGACTCCACGCGTGACGGCGGAACGCGGCGGGTGTGGTGGGAGGTCTACGAGACGCGCACCGGTCGTCTGCGCGCCCAGGGTAGCGCGGAGGGCTACGCGACGCTGCAGATGCTGGCCGGCGGTGCGTTCGCGGTCGTCGCGAACGAGACGTTCCGCTTCTACGACGCCCGCGGGCGCCAACGCCTCGAGGTCCCGCAGCTCGCCAGCCGCGCGGTGAGCGCCGACGGCGCCCTCGTCGCAGTGGGCACCACCGACCGCGAGGTGCGCGTGTTGGACGTCACCAGCGGCCGTGAGCGCGAGCGCTGGACGGCCTCGTCTCAGCTGCACCTGTACCAGATCACGCCGGACCACCAGCGCATCCTGGCGATGGGTGATGGCCACATGGTGGTCGCGACCCTCGACGGGAGCAGCCAACGCGCCTCGTTCTCCGTGGAGGAGCCCACAGCCACGAACTTCGCGGGCACCTTCGGGCTCGCCTGCGAGGGTGGCCGCGTGGTGCGCTTCGACCTCCGCTCGGGCGCGCAGGCGGATGTCGCCCCCTGCGAAGGACGCACCGACGCCATCTCGGAGGATGGGGCCTTCGCCGTCACGACGGTCGGCTCGAGCACCCGCGTCCACCGGCTCTCGGACGGCCGCGTGCTCACCCTCGAGACTCTGGCCGGCGCTTCGTCGCTGCGGGTCGCCTACGACGACACCGGCCGCTGGGACGTGAGCGAGGCCGACCCAACCCGGGTGCTCATCCGCGCGGCGGGGCCGGGGGACACCGCTCCCCTCGAGAGCCCAGCCGACGCTGTGGGCACGCCGGGGCTGTTCGGACTGTTCGTCACGGGCCAGTAG
- a CDS encoding DUF2135 domain-containing protein, with protein MTNYRFAFQSFQSLLVAMAFLSTGGCYVRTTARTTQPVTTDQTQQQSGQGGVVVLESSCVQGAQEICNGLDDNCNGQIDEGCGYSSGDVQITLAWNTGADLDLYVYDPNGARIYYGEPQAASGGHLDQDARGNCNPSQPNNRIENVYWGGGVRPPSGRYTVEVHYWAGDGCSSNAGPTTGVVSISVGGSILGTYQLVLTGDQRATFATFDIP; from the coding sequence ATGACCAACTACCGCTTCGCCTTCCAGTCCTTCCAGTCTCTGCTCGTGGCCATGGCCTTCCTCTCCACTGGAGGCTGCTACGTGCGGACGACGGCCCGCACCACGCAACCGGTCACGACCGACCAGACACAGCAGCAGTCCGGCCAGGGCGGGGTCGTGGTGCTGGAGTCCAGCTGCGTGCAAGGTGCGCAGGAGATCTGCAACGGCCTCGACGACAACTGCAACGGCCAGATCGACGAAGGCTGCGGCTACTCCTCCGGTGACGTGCAGATCACGCTCGCCTGGAACACGGGGGCCGACCTCGACCTGTACGTGTACGATCCCAACGGAGCACGCATCTACTACGGCGAGCCACAGGCAGCGAGCGGCGGACACCTCGACCAGGACGCCCGCGGCAACTGCAACCCGTCGCAGCCCAACAACCGTATCGAGAACGTCTACTGGGGTGGCGGCGTGCGCCCGCCGAGCGGCCGCTACACCGTCGAGGTTCACTACTGGGCGGGGGATGGCTGCAGCTCCAACGCGGGTCCGACGACGGGTGTGGTCAGCATCTCGGTCGGCGGAAGCATCCTCGGCACGTACCAGCTGGTACTCACGGGCGATCAGCGCGCCACCTTCGCGACGTTCGACATCCCCTGA
- a CDS encoding pseudouridylate synthase yields MSEPHEPSEPERPRIPILYRDEAVVVVAKPSGLVVHRGWAQDRVVMMSLVRNQLRRDVYPAHRLDRGTSGALLFALSPETLRVLNDAFEAGRVEKRYLALVRGRPDPAEGLVDYAIPRTEDGERVPAQTRYHVVHQLDHYAWVEAFPLTGRLHQVRRHFKHLRHPIVLDKAHGRGRFNARCQADCGIARMALHAASITFPHPLTSTPVKVVAPLPEDLLTPLRRLGVPDTHLLLDCPSTNHPNVGEGGAST; encoded by the coding sequence ATGAGCGAACCACACGAGCCGAGCGAGCCCGAGCGCCCACGGATCCCCATCCTGTATCGGGACGAGGCCGTGGTCGTCGTGGCCAAGCCCTCCGGCTTGGTGGTGCACCGCGGCTGGGCCCAGGACCGCGTGGTGATGATGTCGCTGGTGCGCAACCAGCTGCGCCGTGACGTGTACCCGGCGCATCGCCTGGACCGCGGCACGAGCGGCGCGCTGCTGTTCGCGCTCTCGCCCGAGACGCTCCGCGTGCTGAACGACGCCTTCGAGGCTGGCCGCGTGGAGAAGCGCTACCTGGCGCTGGTACGCGGCCGCCCGGACCCAGCCGAGGGGCTGGTGGACTACGCCATCCCTCGCACGGAGGACGGCGAGCGCGTCCCAGCGCAGACGCGCTACCACGTGGTGCATCAGCTCGACCACTACGCATGGGTCGAGGCCTTCCCGTTGACCGGCCGCCTGCATCAGGTGCGTCGCCACTTCAAGCACCTGCGCCACCCGATCGTGTTGGACAAGGCCCACGGGCGAGGGCGCTTCAACGCCCGCTGCCAGGCCGACTGCGGCATCGCGCGGATGGCGCTGCACGCGGCATCCATCACGTTCCCCCACCCGCTCACGAGCACGCCCGTCAAGGTGGTGGCTCCGCTGCCGGAGGACCTGCTGACGCCGCTGCGACGCTTGGGCGTCCCCGACACGCACCTGCTCCTCGACTGCCCCTCGACAAACCACCCGAATGTAGGGGAAGGTGGCGCATCCACATAG
- a CDS encoding threonine/serine exporter family protein produces MSPASDNEAFVIDVARALHAYGQPAHRIEALLAALGTKLGTDGQYFSTPTAVFVAFGTPPEQRTYLVRSEAGEQDLGKLADLDALVNAVARGELDATTGSGRLHAIVTRSSRERPWVPLVVHPFVAAPAALLLGGGPLEALVSGGIGLLVGMLEQWAERAEPIARLHLLLGSVVASVAASLAGLFLPDLLIQLSTVAGIYMLMPGLALTTAMNEVATGHLVSGTARFAGALVSFLQVAVGVSLGGVLVVSLAPHAQAFLPAPVPVRAAFWPFVGLLVALPAVMVLLHAPRRDAWATVLVATSAFSAGQLCTPLLDDGLGPSLAATVSALVLGLGSNAFARLSDRPAALVMVPGILLLVPGTMGFRSVASFLRRDVVAAVDTAFAVGLVAGALVTGLLVANLVLPPRKAL; encoded by the coding sequence ATGAGCCCCGCGAGCGACAATGAAGCGTTCGTCATCGACGTCGCCCGCGCCTTGCACGCGTACGGGCAGCCCGCCCACCGGATCGAGGCGCTGCTCGCGGCGCTGGGCACGAAGTTGGGCACGGACGGACAGTACTTCTCGACGCCGACCGCCGTGTTCGTGGCCTTTGGAACGCCCCCCGAGCAACGCACCTACCTGGTCCGCAGCGAGGCGGGCGAGCAGGACCTCGGGAAGCTGGCGGACCTCGACGCCCTGGTGAACGCCGTGGCCCGCGGCGAGCTCGACGCGACTACCGGGTCAGGGCGCCTCCATGCCATCGTGACGCGTTCGTCGCGTGAACGCCCGTGGGTGCCGCTCGTGGTGCATCCCTTCGTCGCAGCGCCAGCGGCGCTCTTGCTCGGCGGCGGACCGCTCGAAGCGTTGGTTTCCGGCGGCATCGGGCTGCTGGTGGGCATGCTGGAGCAGTGGGCCGAGCGCGCGGAGCCCATCGCCCGTCTTCATCTGCTCCTCGGGAGCGTCGTCGCCTCGGTGGCGGCGTCGCTGGCCGGGTTGTTCTTGCCCGATCTCTTGATTCAGCTGAGCACCGTCGCCGGCATCTACATGCTCATGCCTGGCCTCGCGCTCACCACGGCCATGAACGAGGTCGCCACGGGCCACCTCGTGTCGGGCACCGCGCGCTTCGCGGGCGCGCTGGTGTCGTTCCTCCAGGTCGCCGTCGGGGTCAGCCTGGGCGGCGTGCTGGTGGTGAGCCTCGCGCCCCATGCGCAGGCGTTCCTGCCCGCGCCGGTCCCGGTCCGCGCGGCCTTCTGGCCTTTCGTGGGGCTGTTGGTGGCGCTCCCGGCCGTCATGGTGCTCCTGCACGCGCCGCGGCGGGACGCGTGGGCCACGGTGCTCGTCGCCACCTCCGCGTTCTCCGCCGGTCAGCTGTGTACCCCGCTCCTAGACGACGGGCTCGGGCCCTCGCTCGCGGCCACGGTGTCGGCCTTGGTCCTCGGGCTGGGCAGCAACGCCTTCGCGCGCCTCAGCGACCGCCCCGCGGCGCTCGTGATGGTGCCCGGCATCCTCCTGTTGGTGCCGGGCACGATGGGCTTTCGGAGCGTGGCGTCGTTCCTGCGACGGGACGTGGTCGCCGCGGTCGACACAGCGTTCGCGGTGGGTCTCGTGGCTGGCGCGTTGGTCACCGGTCTCTTGGTGGCCAACCTGGTGCTACCGCCCCGCAAGGCCCTGTGA
- a CDS encoding HAD-IG family 5'-nucleotidase: MVLELPAAPPTRRIFVNRTLNLRSIEAIGFDMDYTLVHYRHEEWEREAYNHVRQRLLDMGWPVGDLEFDPRLAQLGLVVDLELGNVVKANRFGYVTRASHGTRRLDFAEQRKTYSRVLVDVAQHGHWYFLHTLFALSEACLFMQLVDLLDAGRLPRSLGYAGLHRLVRRELDATHMEGTLKAEIIAAPERFIEPDPDLPLALMDLRAAGKKLLVITNSEWSYTSAIMRYVFDPYVEHGTWRDLFDLVVVSARKPAFFEQRNDIFEIVSDDGLLRPANGALTPGGAYLGGNASRIEAHLGLSGSQILYVGDHIFSDVEASKTLQRWRTMLVLRELEDELAALGSFSASGAELVKLMGEKTALEYRYSSMRLALQRKTKGYGPQVDATPSEIRAEVQRLREQLAGLDQRIAPLARAAGELVNPHWGPLLRTGSTRSLLARQIEQSADVYSSRASNLLYVTPFEYLRSGGTSMPHDED, encoded by the coding sequence ATGGTCCTCGAGCTGCCCGCTGCGCCGCCAACGCGACGCATCTTCGTCAACCGCACCCTGAACCTCCGCAGCATCGAAGCCATCGGCTTCGACATGGACTACACCCTGGTGCACTACCGCCACGAGGAGTGGGAACGCGAAGCGTACAACCACGTCCGTCAACGGCTGCTGGACATGGGGTGGCCCGTGGGCGACCTCGAGTTCGATCCTCGGCTGGCGCAGCTCGGGTTGGTGGTCGACCTCGAGCTGGGCAACGTCGTCAAGGCCAACCGCTTCGGTTACGTCACGCGGGCCTCCCACGGCACGCGGCGCCTCGACTTCGCGGAGCAGCGCAAGACGTACTCGCGGGTGCTGGTGGACGTGGCGCAGCACGGGCACTGGTACTTCCTGCACACGCTCTTCGCGCTGTCCGAGGCGTGCCTCTTCATGCAGCTGGTGGACCTGCTGGACGCGGGGCGCCTGCCGCGCTCGCTGGGCTACGCGGGCCTGCACCGCCTGGTGCGCCGCGAGCTGGACGCGACGCACATGGAGGGCACCCTCAAGGCCGAGATCATCGCCGCGCCGGAGCGCTTCATCGAGCCGGACCCTGACCTGCCCCTGGCGCTGATGGACCTTCGCGCAGCGGGCAAGAAGCTGCTGGTCATCACCAACTCGGAGTGGTCCTACACGTCGGCCATCATGCGCTACGTGTTCGACCCGTACGTGGAGCACGGCACGTGGCGCGACCTGTTCGACCTCGTGGTCGTCTCGGCGCGCAAGCCCGCCTTCTTCGAGCAGCGCAACGACATCTTCGAGATCGTGAGCGACGACGGCCTGCTGCGACCCGCGAACGGCGCGCTCACGCCGGGGGGCGCGTACCTCGGCGGGAACGCGTCGCGCATCGAGGCCCACCTGGGGCTGTCCGGCTCGCAGATCCTGTACGTGGGCGACCACATCTTCAGCGACGTGGAGGCCAGCAAGACACTGCAGCGCTGGCGCACCATGCTGGTGCTGCGCGAGCTGGAGGACGAGCTGGCGGCGCTCGGCTCCTTCTCCGCGAGCGGCGCCGAGCTGGTCAAGCTGATGGGCGAGAAGACCGCGCTCGAGTACCGCTACTCCTCCATGCGTCTCGCGCTGCAGCGCAAGACGAAAGGCTACGGACCGCAAGTGGATGCGACACCCTCCGAGATTCGCGCCGAGGTACAGCGCCTCCGCGAGCAGCTGGCAGGGCTCGATCAGCGCATCGCGCCGCTGGCGCGAGCCGCCGGCGAGCTGGTGAATCCGCACTGGGGCCCGCTGCTGCGCACGGGGAGCACGCGCAGCTTGTTGGCGCGGCAGATCGAGCAGAGCGCGGATGTCTACAGCTCTCGCGCATCGAACCTGCTGTACGTGACGCCCTTCGAGTATCTGCGCTCCGGCGGCACCAGCATGCCACACGACGAAGACTGA
- a CDS encoding amino acid deaminase/aldolase has protein sequence MSPFAAYAAALRHLRLPLAYVDVARFDRNAADLVQRVRAGTGRSLPIRPATKSIRCVALMERLLQHEGYEGLMCYSAAEAAWLTRELSKPVHLLVAYPTLEPADIRACLEAVERGADITLMVDDMAHVRLLGQLAEDVGQTLSVALDLDMSLRLPGLHFGVRRSPLHSPRAALELAAEIADHDALRLDGVMGYEAQVAGLQDALPNQRAMNTAIRVLKRASIMDLQKRRSDTVAALHQAGHTLRFVNGGGTGSLEATARDRSVSEVTAGSGLYSPTLFDNFSHFHHAPAAGFVLPVVRRPAPGFATCHGGGYVASGSAGPEKLPVPMYPEGLELLPTEGAGEVQTPLKLSPGVSLSLGDPVFFRHAKAGELCEHFNHLVLIERGRVVDEVPTYRGQGRSFL, from the coding sequence ATGTCGCCCTTCGCCGCCTACGCCGCCGCCCTCCGCCATCTGCGTCTCCCGTTGGCGTACGTGGACGTGGCGCGCTTCGACCGGAACGCGGCGGACCTCGTGCAGCGCGTCCGCGCGGGCACGGGGCGCTCGCTGCCCATCCGCCCGGCGACCAAGTCCATCCGCTGCGTGGCCTTGATGGAGCGGCTGCTCCAGCACGAAGGGTACGAGGGGCTCATGTGCTACAGCGCCGCCGAGGCCGCCTGGCTCACACGCGAGCTGAGCAAGCCCGTCCACCTGCTGGTGGCGTATCCCACGCTGGAGCCGGCCGACATCCGCGCGTGCCTCGAGGCCGTCGAGCGGGGCGCGGACATCACGCTGATGGTGGACGACATGGCCCACGTGCGCCTGCTCGGGCAGCTGGCGGAGGACGTGGGGCAGACGCTCTCCGTAGCGCTCGATCTCGACATGTCACTGCGCCTACCGGGGCTGCACTTCGGGGTGCGCCGCTCGCCCCTCCACTCGCCGCGCGCCGCGCTCGAGCTGGCCGCCGAGATCGCCGACCACGACGCGCTGCGCCTCGACGGCGTCATGGGCTACGAGGCGCAGGTGGCAGGCTTGCAGGACGCGCTGCCCAACCAGCGCGCCATGAACACGGCCATCCGGGTGCTCAAGCGGGCATCCATCATGGACCTCCAGAAGCGGCGCTCGGACACGGTGGCGGCGCTCCACCAGGCCGGTCACACGCTGCGCTTCGTGAACGGCGGGGGCACCGGCAGCCTCGAGGCCACGGCGCGCGACCGCAGCGTCAGTGAGGTGACGGCCGGCTCCGGGCTGTACAGCCCCACCCTCTTCGACAATTTCTCCCACTTCCACCACGCCCCCGCCGCTGGCTTCGTGCTGCCAGTCGTGCGGCGCCCGGCGCCAGGCTTCGCCACGTGCCACGGGGGCGGCTACGTCGCGTCCGGCTCGGCCGGCCCGGAGAAGCTGCCCGTCCCGATGTACCCCGAGGGTCTGGAGCTGCTGCCGACGGAGGGCGCGGGCGAGGTGCAGACCCCGCTCAAGCTGAGCCCCGGCGTTTCGCTTTCCCTGGGCGACCCCGTCTTCTTCCGACACGCCAAGGCAGGCGAGCTGTGCGAGCACTTCAACCACCTGGTGCTGATCGAGCGTGGACGCGTGGTGGACGAGGTGCCCACGTACCGCGGCCAGGGGCGGAGCTTTCTCTGA
- a CDS encoding tetratricopeptide repeat protein, with translation MHDADDDSPDLDPRAAPGPDERDAARWEACEEGVELLREGDVDGAIAHFEAVAVQDAQNAYAFHFLGAAHYEREAWDKALAAYLEALQRAPQYLGARVGAGQTLRMMGQPERAIRMGKQALMLRRDDPDALFLLGLCYYQLGERKPAFGFLQRFLATGPEVEVRLEVEGLLDLIRGEVFPGSDDEEGDGGDD, from the coding sequence ATGCACGACGCCGACGACGACAGCCCCGACCTCGATCCTCGCGCCGCGCCGGGCCCGGACGAGCGCGACGCGGCGCGCTGGGAGGCCTGCGAAGAGGGCGTCGAGCTGCTCCGTGAAGGTGACGTCGACGGGGCTATCGCGCACTTCGAGGCGGTCGCCGTGCAGGACGCGCAGAACGCGTACGCGTTCCACTTCCTCGGCGCTGCCCACTACGAGCGTGAGGCGTGGGACAAGGCGCTCGCCGCCTACCTGGAGGCGCTGCAGCGAGCCCCCCAGTACCTGGGTGCGCGCGTGGGCGCGGGCCAGACGCTGCGCATGATGGGCCAGCCCGAGCGCGCCATCCGCATGGGCAAGCAGGCGCTCATGCTGCGGCGCGACGACCCCGACGCGCTGTTCCTGCTGGGGCTCTGCTATTACCAGCTCGGCGAGCGCAAGCCCGCCTTCGGCTTCCTGCAGCGCTTCCTCGCGACGGGCCCCGAGGTCGAGGTGCGGCTCGAGGTGGAGGGGTTGCTGGACCTCATCCGCGGCGAGGTGTTCCCGGGCAGCGACGACGAAGAGGGCGACGGCGGCGACGACTGA
- a CDS encoding DUF2378 family protein, translated as MTTLLQLDATPREGLQWGRGEVAECEIEAFAAALPLGAADQRAIVATLSNFPSECQVRGMFFDGLVNVIKKERDADTAERLMLHAGVRARAIPFALLPHRDFYKLYFMAAAVLYPDLSLDRSMQRIAETFYPVFRDSMVGRTLSAMMGSDPRRILAKLVDAYSMSVQDNSHSVRVSEEHAMLWECRVEPSPFYGGTFRGIVLGTLHSHGVTGGKVDVVSRVADGPEHTRWVFRIGW; from the coding sequence ATGACCACCCTCTTGCAGCTGGACGCGACGCCTCGTGAGGGGCTCCAATGGGGACGTGGCGAGGTCGCGGAGTGCGAGATCGAGGCGTTCGCCGCGGCGTTGCCCCTCGGCGCCGCAGACCAGCGCGCCATCGTCGCAACCCTCTCGAACTTCCCGAGCGAGTGCCAGGTGCGCGGCATGTTCTTCGACGGCCTGGTGAACGTCATCAAGAAGGAGCGCGACGCGGACACCGCCGAACGCCTCATGCTCCATGCGGGCGTCCGCGCACGGGCCATCCCGTTCGCTCTGCTCCCGCACCGTGACTTTTACAAGCTGTATTTCATGGCGGCGGCGGTGCTCTACCCGGACCTCTCCCTGGACCGCAGCATGCAGCGCATCGCCGAGACCTTCTACCCCGTGTTCCGGGACAGCATGGTCGGCCGCACGCTGAGCGCGATGATGGGCAGCGACCCGCGGCGCATCCTGGCCAAGCTGGTGGACGCCTACTCCATGAGCGTCCAGGACAACTCCCACAGCGTCCGAGTCAGCGAGGAGCACGCCATGCTGTGGGAGTGCCGAGTGGAGCCGAGCCCGTTCTACGGGGGGACGTTCCGCGGGATCGTGCTGGGGACGCTGCACTCCCACGGCGTGACCGGGGGCAAGGTGGACGTGGTCTCACGTGTGGCCGACGGCCCCGAGCACACGCGCTGGGTGTTCCGCATCGGCTGGTAG